ACATTGGGGTATCAAACTTTGGAAAGGCCAACCTTTCCAAACTGATGGGTACTTCGACAATAAAACCGGAAATGAACCAGGTAGAGACCCACCCCTATTTTCAACAAAATGACCTTTTGGATTTTTGTGGGGAAAATGGGATACCCTTAACGGCATATTCTCCCCTTGGATCATCGGATAGGCCCAGCGTGCTCAAGGCTGAAAATGAACCGAACCTGCTTGAAGACAAGATAATTCGTTCCATTGCGGAATCTAAGAATGTTACTCCGGCCCAGGTCTTGATTTCGTGGTCATTACATCGCGGGGTTTCCGTAATTCCCAAGTCCACCAATGACCAAAGGATCAGGGAGAACTTTGAAGCCCGGAACATACAATTGAATTCCGAAGAAATGGAGATGATCTCAAACTTGGAAAAGGGTCGGCGTTACCTCTCCGGTGAGTTTTGGGTCTTTGAGAACGGGCCGTACCAATTGAAGGATATTTGGGCATAACCTTAAGTCGAAAATCAATACGTGCATCATGATGACCCCAAAATGTTCATGGTGAACACCTATGATTCATGGTACGATTGGAAACGACAGGGAAAAACCAAATGGGCATATCCTTTCTGTGCATTGGATTCATGTTAAAATCCCGAAAAACGAACCTTTCTTGGGAAACCTCTTCTATTCGCAATCTGTCTCATTAAATCGCCAATTAAAGGAATGTCTAAGGGCAAAATAGTCATTCTCATAAGTTATGATATAATCACAACCTTTACATTCCTATTATTAGTTATGGATCTATTCCTTTGTTGGAACACAATCAAAAAACAGATTTATTCCACCAATCTCTTCATTATTTCAAATTGAAGTTCATTCAAGTTCGCAGTGTACATATTTGACAATAAAACAATTGTGCTGTTTTCGTTCAAGATTCTTATGAATCTGGTATTTGAGCCTTCAATGGAACCTTGTCTTTCAGCTACTCTCAACTTTTTATCCCCTATCTCCTTCTCATAGACCCAAAGACCACAAGCATATGCGCTCAAATAGGGTTTTAACAGCAATTCCAATGTTTCTTCTCTTATAATCTGATTGGAGTACAAAGCTTTCGAAAATTTTAAGAGGTCTCCTGAAGTTGAATACATTGCACCGGCACCGCCATAATTCTCAATATAATAGAATGGCTCGTTGGTGGCCGTTTTGGAATCCTTGTCCCAGTCGTATGCATATGCTAGTCCAATAATAACCTTTGAATGGGCAGCCAATCCTGAATTTGTCATCCCTAAAGGTTCCACTATTTTGTTCTTTAGTATTTCCCCATAAGACAGGTCATATATCCTCTCCAATATCTTTGCCAAGATGAAGAAATCAGCATTATTGTAATTAAACTTTTCGCCGGGGGCATTTTCCAACGGACCGCTACAATACTTTACTAAAATCTCATCAGAATCAAAGCGATTCTCATAGACCTCATCTCCATTCTTCTCAAAACTTTCCAGCCCGGAAGTGGCAGTGAGCAAATGGTATATTGTCACTTTATTTTCAACATCCCCGGTATAGTCTGGCAGGTATGTCTTAATTTTTTCATCTAGTTTTAACTTTCCTTGATCATAAAGTTGCATGATAAGAACTGACGTGAATAATTTGGTGACAGATGCAATTTTATACTTTGTGTCATTATTGTTAGGAACATTGAATTGGAAATTAGCCATCCCAAAACTTTTATTATATACTGTTTTACCGTTCTTTTCGACCAATATGGTGCCATTGTAGTTATTTTTTCCAGCATATTCATCAATAAAGGCTTCGAGAGTTTTAGATTGGGGAAACGAACTGTAGACAAGTAGCATAAAAACTCCAGTGGCAAGGAAAAATTTCATATCTCGAAGTTTTAGTATTCCATAACAACGACAATCTTAAATAGTTTTTGTTACACTTTTATAAATAGTGATCACATGCCTACTAAAAAGTAGCTGATATGCTTATCCCCCCAATTGATGTATTAGTAATGAACAGAACGTGAGGTACAATGTAACCACAATTGCGACGGATTCGACCACCTCTCGACAAAGGCTGTATCGAACCTGCCAAGATGTCCAGGGAAGGATAAAAGCACTTGGAATTGCCAATTTTTAGTCCTTGACAGAAGAATAGTAGCTTAAAAAACGTATCTGAAAGTTGGACGAGACCGTTGGTCACATTTTTTTCAAGTTCCAAAAACTGAACCTTTCTTGGGAAACCTCTTCTATTTGCAATCTGTCTCATTAAATCGCCTTTTTATAGAACATGATTAAGTTCAAATACTCAGCGTGGTAACAATTTTTGTTTTCTACAGTCTTTACAATAAGTTAATTAATATGGAATAAAAACTACATTTAAGAATAAAATTAGGTTTGAGTCATTATTTTAACTACATTTGAGTTAAATATATTCTTATGAGCAAACATCGCCTAGGGGAATTCGAGGAAGTGGTCCTCCTTACCGTGGCCATATTGCACGACGGGGCATACGGTATCGCGATTATCGATGAAATGGAAAAGCAATTGGAGCGAAAAGTGAGCATAGGTTCACTGCAGACGGTTTTAAGACGATTGGAGAAAAAAGGGTATCTCTCCTCAAGATTCGGGGAGGCAACCAAAATGCGGGGGGGCAAACGCAAGCGATATTTCACCCTCACCAGTCATGGGATAAAGATATTAGAAACCACGAAACAGCAACGAATGGCCCTTTGGAACGCCATTCCAAATTTGGATTTTAGAAACGGGCATGCTTAAAAAGAACAACCATCATCCACCAAAATGGATGCTCGCTTTTTTCCGATGGTTCTGCCACCCCAACTATTTGGAGGACTTGGAAGGGGACCTTAGGGAAAGGTTTGGAAAACGGTTGGAAGAACGGGGAATACGCAGCGCAAAACGGCTTTTCACTCTGGATGTCCTTGGGCTTTTCAGGCCGGGGCTGATACGGTCCTTTCCAAGGACGTTGAACATCTTTGACCGTGATATGTTCAAAAACCATTTAAAAATAGGGTTCCGAAACCTATTGAAACATCGCGTCTTTACGCTGATCAATATCGGTGGGATGACCATTGGAATGGTTTGTTTTATTCTTATTTCCCTGTATATCCAGTATGAACTAAGCTATGATGGGCATCACGAAAAAGCAGATCGGATCTATCGGGTATCCCAAATCCAAAAGGGCAATAATTTCAGGGGTACCGATCGCTTTGCCTTGGCACCCCAGCCTCTGGCACCCGCTTTAAAGGAACATTTTCCGGAGGTGGAGGCGGCCACAACCCTTCAAGTACGGGAAGCCTTGTTTTCCCATGGGGAGCAAACCTTCTATGAGCGCGGTCTGTTCGCTGACGAACATCTATTTGAGGTATTTACCTATCCCATTAAGGAAGGAATGGGAAAAGAGGCACTACAGAATCCCAACACCGTTATTCTTACCGAATCCCTTGCAAAAAAATATTTTGGGGAAGACTCCCCGATAGGTAAGACCCTACATTTTGAAAATAACCGCCCACTTACCGTAAAAGGGATTGTTTGGGATTTTCCTAAAAACCAACACTTTGATTTTGACTATATCACTTCCTTTCAAAACCTACCTTGGTATAAAGATGATGTGGGCCGTTGGGGGAGTAATAATTATAGGGCCTATATGGTTTTGACCGAAGGATACGAATACAAGGAATTGGAAGCAAAATTAGGCTTGCTCGGTACCTACTACAAAGATTCTTTTAAACCCATATTTTTTCTTCAACCCTTACGGGACATCCATCTACGTTCCCAGATCAATTTTGAGATCAGTGCAAATAGCGATATCCGTTATATTTACCTCTCTGCCTTCATTGCCTTGGTCATCCTGTTATTGGCTTCCATCAATTATATGAATTTGGCCTCCGCCCGATCGGCAGGGCGTTCCAAGGAAGTAGGCATGCGCAAGGTATTGGGGGCCAAACGAACACAATTGGTGAATCAATTTATGGTAGAGTCCATTTTAATTACCTTTTTTAGTTTTGGACTGGCCATGGGATCGGTCTACTTCCTATTGCCGGTATTCAATCAACTAATCGATCAGCAGGTTTCTTTGGATCTAAAAGGCAATCGCACTGTGTTCGGAATCATGCTATCCATCGCCATTATATTGGCAGGACTTTCCGGATTGTATCCCGCTATATTGTCATCGACCATAAACCCAATAAAGGCCTTAAAAGGGGGATGGTTTAAAAAAGGAAAAGACGGAGCCTTTTTGCGTAACATACTTGTGGTAGGCCAATTTACTGCGGCCATTGTATTGGCGATAGCAAGTGTTGTCATTCATCAACAGTTGGAGTACATCCAAAACAAAAAGTTGGGGTATACCAGGGATCAGGTAGTGTATGTTCCCTACCGACAGGCCGACTTTTATGAACGTAGG
The sequence above is a segment of the Muricauda sp. SCSIO 64092 genome. Coding sequences within it:
- a CDS encoding aldo/keto reductase, with translation MTPITFTNGDNMPMLGLGTWKSEKGKVFKAVKTAIKIGYRHVDCAPIYGNEQEIGEAIKACIQEGIVRREELWITSKLWNDSHRKEDVVPAMENTLRDLSLDYLDLFLIHWPVALKKGVYLATSAADFLSLDEIPLEDTWQGMEEVVHKGFAKHIGVSNFGKANLSKLMGTSTIKPEMNQVETHPYFQQNDLLDFCGENGIPLTAYSPLGSSDRPSVLKAENEPNLLEDKIIRSIAESKNVTPAQVLISWSLHRGVSVIPKSTNDQRIRENFEARNIQLNSEEMEMISNLEKGRRYLSGEFWVFENGPYQLKDIWA
- a CDS encoding serine hydrolase domain-containing protein, whose translation is MKFFLATGVFMLLVYSSFPQSKTLEAFIDEYAGKNNYNGTILVEKNGKTVYNKSFGMANFQFNVPNNNDTKYKIASVTKLFTSVLIMQLYDQGKLKLDEKIKTYLPDYTGDVENKVTIYHLLTATSGLESFEKNGDEVYENRFDSDEILVKYCSGPLENAPGEKFNYNNADFFILAKILERIYDLSYGEILKNKIVEPLGMTNSGLAAHSKVIIGLAYAYDWDKDSKTATNEPFYYIENYGGAGAMYSTSGDLLKFSKALYSNQIIREETLELLLKPYLSAYACGLWVYEKEIGDKKLRVAERQGSIEGSNTRFIRILNENSTIVLLSNMYTANLNELQFEIMKRLVE
- a CDS encoding PadR family transcriptional regulator yields the protein MSKHRLGEFEEVVLLTVAILHDGAYGIAIIDEMEKQLERKVSIGSLQTVLRRLEKKGYLSSRFGEATKMRGGKRKRYFTLTSHGIKILETTKQQRMALWNAIPNLDFRNGHA
- a CDS encoding ABC transporter permease, which gives rise to MLAFFRWFCHPNYLEDLEGDLRERFGKRLEERGIRSAKRLFTLDVLGLFRPGLIRSFPRTLNIFDRDMFKNHLKIGFRNLLKHRVFTLINIGGMTIGMVCFILISLYIQYELSYDGHHEKADRIYRVSQIQKGNNFRGTDRFALAPQPLAPALKEHFPEVEAATTLQVREALFSHGEQTFYERGLFADEHLFEVFTYPIKEGMGKEALQNPNTVILTESLAKKYFGEDSPIGKTLHFENNRPLTVKGIVWDFPKNQHFDFDYITSFQNLPWYKDDVGRWGSNNYRAYMVLTEGYEYKELEAKLGLLGTYYKDSFKPIFFLQPLRDIHLRSQINFEISANSDIRYIYLSAFIALVILLLASINYMNLASARSAGRSKEVGMRKVLGAKRTQLVNQFMVESILITFFSFGLAMGSVYFLLPVFNQLIDQQVSLDLKGNRTVFGIMLSIAIILAGLSGLYPAILSSTINPIKALKGGWFKKGKDGAFLRNILVVGQFTAAIVLAIASVVIHQQLEYIQNKKLGYTRDQVVYVPYRQADFYERRDALKAELLKHPQIEKVSFASSLPLNMQSQGVVDTWEGNGGEEKLWIYRNYIDHDFIDLFEMSLVEGRNYSPEHPTDSTVSIILNESAVKALGWESAIGKTFDNKQVIGVVEDFHFQPFNLAIEPMFLSLGTERRSAYGNIVIKTTMKDWDNSLAHVQRTLKTFLPKVPIEHRFMDESYNQLYRSEKRFGEVFNIFTCIALFIASIGLFGLVAHSILLRTKEIGIRKVLGATVSNILGLVSKSFLRLVLLSAIIAVPIAWLGMDRWLEDFAYRIHLDWWIFLSVGSLALIIAFFTANAQTIKVANRNPVHALREE